The sequence GTTTGAGCTGTGTCCAAGGAAAAGTTCGAGCGTAAGAAGCCGCATGTGAATGTGGGGACGATTGGTCATGTGGACCATGGCAAGACCACGCTGACGGCGGCGATG comes from Thioalkalivibrio sp. ALJ12 and encodes:
- a CDS encoding GTP-binding protein — encoded protein: MSKEKFERKKPHVNVGTIGHVDHGKTTLTAAM